The genomic interval tagctcaacggttataagagtggattgaattccgaaaggtcggaggtccaaaccccagccgttgcattattgtcgtacctactcctagcacaagctttaggcttagttggaggggaaaggggaaaaataaattagatattATGGTATTAAAAGGTTACTCATTTATTGCAGGCAGTGGAGGATGGACGGGAGAGCTGACGATGACGAGGCCCCGACAGATCCAGCTGCGAGGAAACACACACACCACGACTATACGGAACAGGATTTTGAAGGTCAGTCATACGGACAAATGAACCAACATACTGGCTCACACATCGTATAGGTACAGAGGAGTTTCCCTAACGCGTTCCCCAGCGCcgtctatacaaacgtagttttgttATGAACCAATAAAATTCAAtgtgtagacacgttctagaaacaatTATTTGTCCACAAAACATTGAGTTCGATTTAAATAAGAACAGCGGTTTGTTTATTAACAGAGTTTTTCGTTTGTAGATTTTCCCCCGTTTGCATAGTTTGTATTATCAATCTGCCTTAAAACATTTTCCTTGTATCCTTTGCCAAGttctcgtttttagggttccgtaggtaccctAAGAGTGCCAACCAGagcttattactaagcctccctTGTCCATTCGTccctgtctgtcagcgggttgtatcttatgaaccgtaaGTCATAATACATAGGTAGGGAGTTGAAGTTTTCACTGAATGTGTATTTTCTATTGCAGCTATAGTACAATTATTTATAAGAATATCAAAATAGgtgttccaaattcaaaaaataaaaagtaggtccATAAGGTCGTAGCCCACTTACACGACACCGTTGCAACACAGCTCCTGCACAACACCCTGTACAGCTTAGCAGATAACTCGCTGCTCCAGCGCCTACAGCTAACAGGCTGTTCGATACGCAAAacgtaaattattattgagtGCAAAGGTTGCAGCAAGCTCGCTTACCGGCCGTTgctattttatgttgtttcaagtGCATCTCCAGAGTACGATGTTTGAATGCTTATACTTTGGTTGGGTGGGAGCAGAGTCGTGTAAGTTGGCTATGGCCTTTAGCCTGGCTATATCTTACctaatggtacggaacccttcgtgagcgagtccgactggcacttgaccggtttttataagataatattattttctccaTGAGGAGTTGCGTCGGGAGTGTCTTTATGAAGAGAAAATAGGTCAGAAGGGGTGGCGGGAGCTTTCACAAAGGCTTGGACAAGGGTTGTGAGATAACAAACATTTTGTTATTCTAACGTTTAGTTAAAATCAGTAAGGTAGATACATTAAAGAAAAATTGTCCGTCTCTGATTTTGAAATAACTGCTTTTTTATATAAAGGCACCTCTCCGATTGAAGCATTTGAAATAcaatgtaggtactaggtagataGTGTAACCGCAAGCGTAAACTTGGAATGCATAAAGAACTTTCTTTATTAGCCTTAGTCATGCTAAACCagagttttttaatttacactgcaTAGCAATCGttacctaggtatacctacctattttcttggaaaaatatttttcttatggATAAActattgacaagtgtaaattaaaaatttataacacccccgacaaagtatttgagttttccaaaacatcattttcaaataaataattatgtatttaggcaacgtccatcttgacagcttgacatttgtcaattgacataatattatgaacctaacggttatctaaccttcttttctacaagaaaactagaaaagagctgataagtcttaaacggctgaaccaatttttttggattatagctaagaacactctcgatcaagccacctttcaaacaaaaaagtaaattaaaatcggttcattcgtttaggcgctacgatgccacagacagatacacagatacacagatacacagacacacagatacacagatacacagatacacagatacacacgtcaaacttataacacccctctttttgggtcgggggttaaaaaataaagtggcTTCAAATGTCAACAAATCGCTGAAAACTTTTCGAAGAAACTCGTAAGTAACGAGTAAACGGGCGCCTGGGattttattttaggttttatacttatttatatcatagtttaaaaaaaaaacataaggtatctacctaggtacgtacctacttacataaatcttatacttacctacctgtacGAAAACGGGCAAGAGTGAGTCACATTCGTACACCAAGGGTTTCATAACTTGGAAATAAAGATATAGATaaatagttatattttattaaccttgacccaaaaagaggggtgttataagtttgacgtgtgtatctgcgtatctgtgcatctgtctgtggcatcgtagttcctaaactaatgaactgatttaaatttagttatttttgtttgaaaggtggcttgatcgagagtgttcttagctataatccaaaataatcggttcagccgtttgaaagttatcagttactgtaaccttcacttgtcgggggtgatataaatttttaatttacacttgttgattaaCTTAATCTACTATTCCAAAAAcaaatttcttttatttgggaCCGCAAAAGTAACTTTGTTTATGAAGCATTATTGCCGATttctaaaaaaactatttttatttttactggaaagtttaaataaacttttatcaaCTAACTCCATTTCAGATTTTTCGCTTTGCGAACTTCATCACGTAAAATTTCCACCACGTACTTATATTATGGCTATGCTTTTAAGTAATTAGAAACTTATGCTTAGTTACGATATGGACATATTTGCCAGATGCTCGTGTGTAACTATTTCACAAAACTTCATCTGGAGTCTGgataatcttttattttatattattataccttacggtgcattattttttttaaaacaccacgtacaaatacctacctatttatgaaCTACAAGAAATGGTCTTATTTGAACTGACCATCGACCTGAAAATTATGCTTGTGCCTCTGTCTACGAAAATTTTACTCTTTGTATTCAAAAAACTTTGAAGTTGGTTTAAAAAAACACTGTCCAAAAATCTACTGTACTGTACAGGCGCGCTCCAGCAGACCACATCATAActttttaagcatgattgtcgtcaagcgcaagcctatcaagcaataaaaaaatatttataggtacctacttacctcatattaaattaacaatatCTCTAGCGACCTGTTCTCGTTCAACAAACTATTAATTAGTTAGCCAAGTTTAACCCATTCCAAGTTTTCTCACGATTTTCTTTTACACAGTAATTTGTCACAGGTAGCCCACACGTCTGAAGTAATTTTGTACATACCTaccctttttttttgttgacggggggggaaatcttcacaagatacccgacctctttgaggagagatcgggttatgtgggatttgtacccactaaaaccccctcgatggccatcctcaGAGCATATTAggaggctccgggaactcttacgaacaTGCGCCGGAGCCTCCCCTGCGCGACGCCCAGTGGTTGTTTGGGGTCCTTTTTTGGGTGGAGTAGGTAGGTGGctatgtatttttagggttccgtacctcaaaaggaaaaacggaacccctataggatcactttgatgtctgtctgtctgtccgtccgtccgtctgtcgtgtctgtcaagaaaacctatagggtacttcccgttgacctagaatcatgaaatttggcaggtaggtaggtcttaaagcacgagtaaaggaataaatccgaaaaccgtgaatttgtggttacatcattaaaataaattaaaatgtgtttcaattttcaaagtaaactaCCAAATACGTATACCTGTACAGGTACATAGGTACAGGTgtataggtacattctaaaacacacAGAAATacccgcgtacggaaccctcggtgcgcaagtctgactcgcacttggccagttttttcactttacttacctactgaaactcatatacctaccaattacttaggtacctataggtaagaAGGCATGTAATTCCGGGAGATTGATTGGTTGTCATCACATCCTATCAACTCACGTCCATGTACATACAAATAATGATTTATGTTCTCTCGAGTTATGATCTCCCAATACCTACTGAATGATGAAATGCAGTAAACGCCTCGTCATGCATACACACTCGTAGGTACTTTACCCGATTTCTTACCTAAAGTGGGTaaatataatgtaggtaaatatttattcaagtgATGTATCTTGACAGAACATCTAtggttcgcgacaggtcgagatggcaagcggggtatgaggcgggggcaCGTCACCCACGCTCGCCCGCACCGGGCTAGCCGGGGACTGtgactgtgtgtgtgtgcgggACATCCCCCACCTCGATTGCCTCGACGTAGCATAAAAGCACTAGTGTCCTATACTTATCATTTTGTTTCAATTTGAATAGGCTTCAACTATTGGCTTGATACATATAAGATTCATACCAGCCAATATAGATAGTCCTCGTTAGATTGCAAATTACCGTCCGCCGCAGAGTGGGATAATTTGCTTTGAGCGTTCTGAGAACTGATCTAATTATTCTACCAATTGCACGATATGAATATATGTATTACTTACCGAGAAGCATGTGTATTGCATAGGCctagatatgtacctactatttgcAAGATATCCAAAACTTTCAGGTGTCCGACAATCTCTACggatattaagtacttatattcttttaaatataacaatacaGTGGTGTACCAATTACCCCCCATTCCATGCTATCCCTTCAATGTTATActcttccaccttagactgcatgatCACTGACCAcgaggtgagatcgcagtcaaggactaattTGTAATGGAATGAAAAACCATGACTGTTAAGTAAGCGCTAATCGCAATACTTAGCAATGAGATTCTTTTGTActtatcattttgtaaaataaagctGAAAAAATGATGTTATAGGGTGTAATTTTGAACACTTCAATGACACTTCACTAGGGTTACCTATTCCGATAGATATAGATGGATAGAATACTATCGTAGCCTAAGACTTTGAGCAAACAGCGAtgttaacatttaaaaaatctttttcaggGCACCGAGCACATACCGTGTTCGTAGGAGTTCATGTACCAGCTCGAAGACACTCCCACCGCAAACACAAGCACCATCGTAATGGCGAAAAGGACCCAGAAAGACCtggtaacatttttatttatactccAACAGTTATCAAGTAGGTATTTCACATGAAACAGATGAcgaaattgaaaattattagcCATCGCAGTCGATTCACACGACTGTTTCACTTTCTTTGGAAAGTGAAATTCAATTCTCCTACATTTCATTCTCTTATATAAGAACTTGAAGATCTGCCATGACTATAAAGAAAAAATGGGTCtaactacattttattgattcaaTTTGAAGAACATGGTCGTATTGGAGCGATGAAAGATGCATGGCTTCATTATGTCGGcccatagacctacgatttttcgcttCGCTTGTGTCGGCCTAAGACCGTAACTTCACGGTGTGGAAAGCGTGACGCGCGATTGGCGTAGCATTTTTTTTATCATCCCCTCAGGAACAGTCTCAGTTAAAGGGTTTGATATAGTAAGTATGCATCACAAGCCCGTGGACTGACGCtatgaaaacaaaaatgtatgacACTCCATGGGACGAAAATCTAATCTAAAACAACGAACACCCGCTATGCAACCGTCTCGTTTCATAGAGCACTATACATTATTATCTATACCCATTCCAGCCTCACATCCACATGCCTGGAGTGCTTGCTAGGTATATCAAGTTCCTAAAAGgtaatacagggtgtttggtaattagtatataatgacgacacgtacccatgctactttgatctgataaatacaatgctgaagtaaaatgacaaaataaaattataaaaatttccacacaaatttttttttatgtccaagtttttatggccctaacgtgccctaactcactgagatcgttggcctaggcctatctaaagatggccaacgatctcagtgagttaggacaCGTTAGGGTCAAGAAAAcgttgacataattttttttttttaattttgtatggaaattttcataattttatttcgtcattatacttcagcattgtatttatcagatcaaagtagcatgggtacgcgtcatctttatatactaattaccgaACACCCTGTACGTTTCTACTATTTGGATCTGAAAATAGTAAAACCTACTAGGTACCCTTTGCACTACACTTCTTTCTGTTACTAAATGATGCAAATGCTAGGTAAAACAAGCCTTCCACAGCTTCGCAGGTTGACACTTGCAATATTGGCTAAAATTCGCAATATAAGcaagagtaagtaggtatcataaATCCATCAAACAACAGCGATTTGCGATAATCACAATACATCAATCAAAAGTTTCGCGATACATTTTCCCCTCGTGTCGCGAAATGTCGAGTTTGATCAAACTGTTTCGAACTCTTCTGTGTTTATATCCCCTTTATAACGTTGTTTGATTTTCATTTTCTCTCATAATCCGACTCGATCTCGTAGTAATAAGTGTTAAGGAATCTGTGAGGCGAAGAATACCATTTCCTTTATCTCTGATCTTAAAATGCGAGTAGATACTTATTCGCCCCCTCAGCAATTTCACTCCAAAGGTTATGAAAAGGTTCGTTAGCTCATTGAAGATGAAAGAAAATCAGATAAGTTACAGTTGTCACGAGATAAGAAATCGCGGTCGaaaatatctacctattctAATTTCTATCTATGGCCGAATATTTTGGCAAGGGTGCTGATTACGAAAATATCATCTGGttacatttatttaaagaaatcaGAAGTTTCACTTCTTTCGCGTGTGTGTGTACAGTAAGATACAagctgctatttttttttaactataccaactgatttccttttttatatattactagctggtgcccgcgacttcgttcgcgtgaatttagtttttgaatatcccatttgaactctttgattttcctaaaAGTAACCTGCGTTACTCTTCAGTTCTTTAACtttaaccatgcaaaaaatcacatcaatccattgctctgttgagacctgattgaaagacaaaccaacaaacaaacacaatttcccGTCTCTACCGATAATATTAAATTTCCATGTGAACTAACACGTCagctttcttggattatattttctaatattatttaaattaaagtactcatgcatagtaaataattaatgtaactGATTCAAATCCGTAGGCCCACCAATAATGGCTCGAGGTCGAAGACTTAGCGTAACGGAAGATGGCGAAACATGTAAGACGAAAATCGCGATTCATTTAGATTTTCTCTAACCCATCTCTAACACTTCTACCCATTCATAAACGAGATGTCTTCTACTCATTTACCATCGTAAAATCAAATCAGCATGAGAACAATTCATTCGTAATCCATTTTCTTTACTATATTCAAGAACATAATTTTTCAAACTATTTTCGGATGCATGGTCGGTTTTTCTcctatagtacgcgataggtcgagggatggggacgccccgcacacccgcatagcccccgcgctaacccagaGCGGGATgtcgcgggtgtgcggggcgtccccccgcctcatgaGTGATGCCCcgtttgccatctcgacctgtcgcgtactgtagatgactttttaaaattatatcttCAGTTTCGATATCATTCATTCAGTGTCATTTCCTCAGTTTCGATATAAGTTGGTTTTAATTCATGTTTAATTTTCTCTGTGTtccaaataaattaataactccaagttaaattaaatatatctacttaagagggctctctccgtcactccaatttcatttgaatattaagcaaccaaagtccatgaaattttgcagacatattctagaaactaatatctatgtctgtggttttccagatttctgttaaaatattcggtttcaaagttacgcggtcttaaaaattttcatataaatctttgagcccctgtaattttaaaactacatatttgtagaaaaatctaaaacaccacagacacagatattagtttctagaatatgtctgcaaaatttcatggactttggttgcttaatactcaaatgaaattggaactacgattgtatgaaacgagtgacggaagagccctgttaatatcttCAATTACCAAGGCTGTCTATTTAAGCTTcatataattttcttttcagtGACTCCACCTGCACAAAGAGTGCAATTCATACTCGGGGAAGATGTGGACGACTCCTCATTTGAATCACATCCACTTTTTTCTGAAATGGAAGAACTCGTCAAAGACGGAgacgagttggaatggaaagaAACAGCTCGATGGATCAAATTTGAGGAGGACGTCGAAGAAGGTGGCAACCGATGGTCGAAACCACATGTTGCCACGCTTTCACTACATTCACTATTTGAATTACGGAGTCTCATTTTAAACGGAGCAGTTATACTCGATTTGGAAGCGAGTTGTTTGGAACAAGTAGCTGAAAATGTTCTCGATAACATGATCGCTGAAGGTGCTTTAGCATACGATAGAAGAGAAAAAGTCAAAGACGCACTATTAAGAAGACATAGACATCAACACGAAAGACGTAATCACAATAACATGTCAAGACTGCCTTTAATCCGGTCCTTAGCAGACATAGGGAGAAATCACTCTTCCtgtaaaagtaagtaaaatatttttatccattacataatttaatatttggcATCTTAGATTTTCTAATATGTTTAATGAAATAGGTAGGATGACATGGGCAATgtcatacaatattatgttagattTCCAGGATGGTGGCTCTCGACGCTCCAGTCCGAGGAGTTGTCGGGAGTCCACTACGGCTCCAAATACTCCCTTTCTTCATGCTGTCGACACGAGAGGCTCATACCTAGCCGTCCCAGGTCTGGAAAAGCGTTTAACAATGATGTGCGCACAAAACCACGCCCTTTTACTGACACTTAACACGCAAGCACCACCCAGCTAATTTCAATTTATGCACactgtatatttattaattggTGTTCATGTGTGAATAACTAAGATTTCCTAACTACAAATGTAGGGCCTTGAAATTCTTTTGATTTGTGATCAATTGGCGTTATATTACAGTTGACGAAAGCAGTACATCAACTGGACATACCCACAAAGGAGAATTTGGTCGATTCCTAGGCATCTCTAGTGCGGGTAACCGCTTACCATTAATCTGTTGTCATCGATGTACTATATTTTACAATCGTACTTATTTAAATGTTCTACACTAATAATTTTGATGTCCGTTGTATCCTCATTTATATTATTTGGGCTCAATGCAATTTCTACACTTTCATTAGACGTAGGTACattgctatttttataaaattagctTTTGCTGtgcttaattttatattattttcatataattCATGATTACTCGTAGGTATAATCATTAAAATACTCATAATTCATAGTGGGTACAGTTGAAGTTACTTCGATCTACTGAACATAAGACAACGATGTGAAAACCATTACATTTTAGTACTttgcatttttaaatttttagatattttgaTATGATTGTcttgtttgaattttcaaattagatGACCGGCTGCCTTTCTATTGAAGTAAGCAGGAGATATatatttgttacatattttgCAATATTCTAGGTGGTGCTCACGACGAGGGAATGGTAAAAAGCCCAAGCAATTTATCAATGCATCGTAATCACAGCTCAAGCGATCTTCCTATGAATGGCGATATCAACCACAAAAGCAATACTCATTTCATGCGTAAAATACCTCCTGGCGCAGAAGCTTCTAACATACTTGTCGGTGAAGTTGATTTCTTAGAAAAAACTCTTTCTGCTTTTGTAAGGCTAAAAACGGGAACGATTATGGGAGATTTGACAGAAGTACCTGTTCCTACTCGATTTATGTTTGTATTACTCGGACCTCCAAATAGTAATTCAAGTTTTCATGAAATCGGTAGAGCAATGGCTACTTTGATGTCCGACGAAATATTTCATGAAGTAGCCTACAGAGCTAAAAAGCGGGATCATCTTTTAGCAGGCATAGACGAATTTCTAGATGCAGTAACAGTGCTACCACCGGGTGAGTGGGATCCTGCTATTCGCATAGAGCCTCCCGCTGCAGTCCCTTCTCAGGATCCTCGTAAACGTCCAAATGACAATAATCCGAAAGAAGAACTTGACGAGGAAGAAGAAGAGGCAAGATTAAGAGAAGAATCTGGTCTGGCCAGAAGTGGAAAACTTTTTGGAGGTTTAATAAAtgatctcaaaaggaaaatgccTTGGTATTGGTCTGATTTCAAAGATGCTTTAGCTATACAATGCGTTGCGTCTTGGATATTTCTGTACTTCGCCTGCCTTTCCCCAATCATTACCTTTGGAGGTTTACTGGGTGAAGCCACTGGAAAAAATATGGCAGCAATGGAGTCTCTGGTTTCTGGATTTGTATGTGGTATGGGCTACGGATTTTTTTCGGGCCAACCGTTAACAATATTGGGATCGACAGGTCCCGTGTTAGTATTTGAAACGATAGTTTTCGAGTTTTGTAAGCAAATTGGATGGAATTATATGTCATTTAGATTTTGTATCGGCACTTGGACTGCTATAATTCTGATAACTTTAGTAGCCATTGACGCAAGTGCTTTGGTGTGTTATATAACGCGATTCACCGAGGAGAattttgctacattaattgcatttatttttatatacaaggtaaaattattttggtatATGGAAATTATACGTTATACACTGTTTGTTATGGGTAATAATAAcacattaaaatttattttccagGCCGTGGAAAACGTGATTTCCATCGGTAAAAAGTTCCCTCTGAAAACGCGCCCTGACGAAGTCCTCAATTACGAGTGTTTTTGTTTACCGAGCAATTATTCAAGAATGCCTGAGCAATTTAATTGGTCTACGGTTGATAAGGAGTCTTGTCAGGTACGAGTACGTTATTATTGAATTCCGCAGGCTGAGTTTCAAGTTGTTCAATAATCAATATAAAttcatataattatatattatatattcatatacttaaattaattattgtaagtggttatattatattgtgctgtacactatattatgggaagacactgcctcctgaaacacagttttcacttcatcaggaggcagtgcctcacaccaaagtctgtaaataatgttctgttcagataataaagatttatttatttatttatttatatgaattaGTTAAGTACATTCTTttatgttaaataataattgctcTACATTTTTGTATTATTACTTACCACATTCTCCTTTGCTTTATTTTGCATAATTGATGTTCTTTTGATTCCAGTTGTATAATGGTACATTAGCAGGTGGAGGATGTGACACAAAAGTATACGTACCTGATGTATTTTTGATGTCCATTATTTTGTTTCTCGGGACATTTGcaatttcaattattttgaaagATTTCAAGAATTCTCTCTTCTTTCCATCTAAGGTAATTTACACCTTCTTCGTTGTCAAATTTTATGAAAGTTGTATCTCATTCATttattaacattatattttCCAGGTCAGACAGATCATCAGCGATTTTTCAGTTATTATAGCTATATTATCAATGTCATTTTTGGATTACAAAGTCGGTGTAAAGACCCCGAAATTGGAGGTACCGTCCGAATTTAAGCCCACACTGCCATCAAGACAATGGGTCATAACTCCTTTCAGCGGCAACCCCATTTGGTCAGCCCTTGTTGCCGTATTACCTGCTCTATTAGGAACCATTCTAATATTTATGGATCAACAAATAACGGCAGTGATTGTGAACCGTAAAGAAAACAAGTTAAAGAAAGGATGTGGCTATCACCTGGACTTGTTCGTCCTCGCGATTCTTATACAAATCTGCTCAATCATGGGTCTACCTTGGTTCGTGGCTGCGACAGTTCTCAGCATCAATCATGTGAATTCCTTGAAAGTAGAATCAGAATGTGCTGCGCCCGGGGAAAAGCCCCGATTTCTTGGGGTCAGAGAACAAAGAGTGACACATATCCTCATATTTTTAACCATAGGTTGTTCAGTAGTATTAACTCCTGTTTTGAGACATATACCAATGCCAGTACTATTTGGTGTGTTCCTGTATATGGGAGTAGCGTCCCTGAAAGGTCTTCAATTCTTTGATAGGATTCTTATAATGTTTATGCCACAAAAGTATCAACCTGACCACATGTTCCTGAGACAGGTAAGTGTTTTACGATACgcgataaaattaaaaatggcatCATAGAAtattacaaaaacaaatatGTTTCAGGTGCCGATTCGCCGTGTTCATATCTTTACTGCCATTCAGTTGACTTGTCTCGTCTGTCTTTGGGTGATAAAGTCTTTCTCCTCGACGTCCATTCTGTTCCCACTGATGCTGGTGGTAATGATCGGCATCAGAAAATCTTTAGACTTTTTCTTTACGAGACGTGAGATGAAAATTTTAGACGATGTGATGCCAGAAATGACAAAAAGAAACCAAGACGAACTTC from Maniola jurtina chromosome 1, ilManJurt1.1, whole genome shotgun sequence carries:
- the LOC123864385 gene encoding electrogenic sodium bicarbonate cotransporter 1 isoform X1; this encodes MDGRADDDEAPTDPAARKHTHHDYTEQDFEGHRAHTVFVGVHVPARRHSHRKHKHHRNGEKDPERPGPPIMARGRRLSVTEDGETLTPPAQRVQFILGEDVDDSSFESHPLFSEMEELVKDGDELEWKETARWIKFEEDVEEGGNRWSKPHVATLSLHSLFELRSLILNGAVILDLEASCLEQVAENVLDNMIAEGALAYDRREKVKDALLRRHRHQHERRNHNNMSRLPLIRSLADIGRNHSSCKNFQDGGSRRSSPRSCRESTTAPNTPFLHAVDTRGSYLAVPVDESSTSTGHTHKGEFGRFLGISSAGGAHDEGMVKSPSNLSMHRNHSSSDLPMNGDINHKSNTHFMRKIPPGAEASNILVGEVDFLEKTLSAFVRLKTGTIMGDLTEVPVPTRFMFVLLGPPNSNSSFHEIGRAMATLMSDEIFHEVAYRAKKRDHLLAGIDEFLDAVTVLPPGEWDPAIRIEPPAAVPSQDPRKRPNDNNPKEELDEEEEEARLREESGLARSGKLFGGLINDLKRKMPWYWSDFKDALAIQCVASWIFLYFACLSPIITFGGLLGEATGKNMAAMESLVSGFVCGMGYGFFSGQPLTILGSTGPVLVFETIVFEFCKQIGWNYMSFRFCIGTWTAIILITLVAIDASALVCYITRFTEENFATLIAFIFIYKAVENVISIGKKFPLKTRPDEVLNYECFCLPSNYSRMPEQFNWSTVDKESCQLYNGTLAGGGCDTKVYVPDVFLMSIILFLGTFAISIILKDFKNSLFFPSKVRQIISDFSVIIAILSMSFLDYKVGVKTPKLEVPSEFKPTLPSRQWVITPFSGNPIWSALVAVLPALLGTILIFMDQQITAVIVNRKENKLKKGCGYHLDLFVLAILIQICSIMGLPWFVAATVLSINHVNSLKVESECAAPGEKPRFLGVREQRVTHILIFLTIGCSVVLTPVLRHIPMPVLFGVFLYMGVASLKGLQFFDRILIMFMPQKYQPDHMFLRQVPIRRVHIFTAIQLTCLVCLWVIKSFSSTSILFPLMLVVMIGIRKSLDFFFTRREMKILDDVMPEMTKRNQDELRELSDVEDTNKSNPPAFQENLQIPLINGNIMNIPLASINISEEMNKTGIWKQVNNTNQLKNRTDAKDSKQKSGKKVIKHKKLISKNALSEIERRLSTMDEVEEDDHSVKSDLLRRKDSWSSGIKKITSAETSV
- the LOC123864385 gene encoding sodium bicarbonate cotransporter 3 isoform X4 yields the protein MDGRADDDEAPTDPAARKHTHHDYTEQDFEGHRAHTVFVGVHVPARRHSHRKHKHHRNGEKDPERPGPPIMARGRRLSVTEDGETLTPPAQRVQFILGEDVDDSSFESHPLFSEMEELVKDGDELEWKETARWIKFEEDVEEGGNRWSKPHVATLSLHSLFELRSLILNGAVILDLEASCLEQVAENVLDNMIAEGALAYDRREKVKDALLRRHRHQHERRNHNNMSRLPLIRSLADIGRNHSSCKIDESSTSTGHTHKGEFGRFLGISSAGGAHDEGMVKSPSNLSMHRNHSSSDLPMNGDINHKSNTHFMRKIPPGAEASNILVGEVDFLEKTLSAFVRLKTGTIMGDLTEVPVPTRFMFVLLGPPNSNSSFHEIGRAMATLMSDEIFHEVAYRAKKRDHLLAGIDEFLDAVTVLPPGEWDPAIRIEPPAAVPSQDPRKRPNDNNPKEELDEEEEEARLREESGLARSGKLFGGLINDLKRKMPWYWSDFKDALAIQCVASWIFLYFACLSPIITFGGLLGEATGKNMAAMESLVSGFVCGMGYGFFSGQPLTILGSTGPVLVFETIVFEFCKQIGWNYMSFRFCIGTWTAIILITLVAIDASALVCYITRFTEENFATLIAFIFIYKAVENVISIGKKFPLKTRPDEVLNYECFCLPSNYSRMPEQFNWSTVDKESCQLYNGTLAGGGCDTKVYVPDVFLMSIILFLGTFAISIILKDFKNSLFFPSKVRQIISDFSVIIAILSMSFLDYKVGVKTPKLEVPSEFKPTLPSRQWVITPFSGNPIWSALVAVLPALLGTILIFMDQQITAVIVNRKENKLKKGCGYHLDLFVLAILIQICSIMGLPWFVAATVLSINHVNSLKVESECAAPGEKPRFLGVREQRVTHILIFLTIGCSVVLTPVLRHIPMPVLFGVFLYMGVASLKGLQFFDRILIMFMPQKYQPDHMFLRQVPIRRVHIFTAIQLTCLVCLWVIKSFSSTSILFPLMLVVMIGIRKSLDFFFTRREMKILDDVMPEMTKRNQDELRELSDVEDTNKSNPPAFQENLQIPLINGNIMNIPLASINISEEMNKTGIWKQVNNTNQLKNRTDAKDSKQKSGKKVIKHKKLISKNALSEIERRLSTMDEVEEDDHSVKSDLLRRKDSWSSGIKKITSAETSV